TGATAACGGTTACTTCTTGTGGATAGGTTGCTCTTTAATTCTCAGAATATCAGCCCAGGCTCGTTTCCTACACTGCGGGCATTTCACATATTTTTTACTCCCACCATTGGGGCTGAGCAAATCTTCAAGCATTGAGACCTCAAAGACATCGCCGCATCTGGGACAGAGGTAGGCGAAATTTTTTGTATGCCATGTTACAAGCAGGGCAGCGCCCCCGACTAATACAGTAAGCCAGAGATACCAGCGGTGAGGAAGAAGGAAAACCGATGTTATCCCAATCAATGCTATGAATGCAAAAAGCATTGGAGCTTTTCCATACCAGTCGCTTTTCGAAATCTCAATATACTTGTCTCTCGAAATCTCACTATACCTGTTTCTATCCGTAGCTTACCCCCCGACTGTGCACTTTCCCGGATATTTTATGCTAGAAAATTGGGTTTGAGTTTATTTAATGGTATTTTTTCCTCTCTTCGAGTTAAGATGCGGAAAAACTTTGTAAATCGTAAAGTATTTTAAAAACTTGTGCTGACATAAAGAAATTCTGAATGGAGCAATCATTTAAGTTTATTTATTTTGTTCTTACTAGCAGTCCCCGAATCACGTCTTCAGAGTACCATACCTGAACTTCCAGACGTCCTTGACATTTGCAGAAGGCATCCTGCACTGTGATCTGAGTACTGGGATCTGGGTTATCCAGATGCCTCCAATCATTATTAACAAAAAGCCATAAACTTCTGGTACTGCCTTCAGGATAGGGCAGCAACTCAAGCCAGTATCGAGTTGCTATGCCAGTTTCCACAGTCTCTGACTCGTTTTTCTTCTGGCTTTCCGGATTATTCGGCAAGCCTTTAGGTAAATCCTCAGGCTCTGATGAGTTATCTGTCATTTATTCACCCCCCTTTTAGTCAACTGCAGATATCATCTAATCACACCTAATTTACCAACTAATACTCATATATAATTTATATTTACTAAAGGAAATATGTTTAGAAACTAAAATCTCGCAAGGTATATACCCCCTAAATTTTTACCTCACCGATTTTCGTGACCTTACTCGTCTTAGATTTTTATCGAGGTTAAAAAATTTTAACCTGAGATTTTCAGGTTACAAGCCTGGATTTAGATCTCAGGTTCTGCAAACTTCACTCTTCCTGAGCCAGTCAATATCAGACTGGTAAAGGAGCCTGAGATCCTTGAGTCCCAGCTTCAGCATGGCAAGCCGGCTGACCCCCAGCCCCCATGCAAGGACAGGTTCTTTAATTCCTAAAGGCTCAGTAACTTCTTTTCTGAAAACGCCTGCACCTCCAAGTTCAATCCAACCCAGACCATCCACGTAAACCTCGGGTTCTACGCTCGGCTCGGTATATGGGAAGTATCCCGGGCGGAAACGAACTTCTTCGAATCCCATCCTGTGGTAGAATTCTGCAAGCAAACCCAGCAGGTCTGCAAAGGACATATCCTTGTCCATTACAACCCCTTCAAGCTGTTCGAACTCCGGGGTATGGGTAGGATCGATAGTTTCCCTGCGGTAAGCCCTGTCAATGCAGAAAGCTTTTACAGGCGGTTTGGGATTGTCAGCCAGATATTTGATAGTGACGGCTGTTGTGTGTGTTCTCAGAACATTGCGTTCTGCAAGTTC
The Methanosarcina thermophila TM-1 genome window above contains:
- a CDS encoding CSL-type zinc finger protein → MLFAFIALIGITSVFLLPHRWYLWLTVLVGGAALLVTWHTKNFAYLCPRCGDVFEVSMLEDLLSPNGGSKKYVKCPQCRKRAWADILRIKEQPIHKK